The DNA segment GAGGTCGAGGTGCAAGGCCTGTTGCCGCCGGCGGGAGGCTGTCCGCACGACTACAGCCTGACGCCGGGTGATCTGAAAAAACTCGAAGCGGCCGACGCGCTGGTCGTTGTGGGTCTGGATTACGAACCGTTTCTCGGCAAGCTGGCGGAAAATTTCGGCAATCGGTTGCCGGTGATCGTCGCGTCGGACGGGGTGGAAGTCCTGGCCGCGCCCGCGGACGCCGACGAAGAGGAAAAAGCCGACCATCCCGGCGAAGCCGAACATCACCACGGCGAGCACGAACATCATCACGGCGAGGTGAACGATCACCCGTTCGTCAGCCCGAAACAGGCGGCGCTCATGGCGCGGACCGTCGCCGTCCGACTGGCCCAATTGAACCCGGAGAACGCCGCCGTTTACACCGCCAACGCGGAAAAACTGGCGGGTGAATTGACGGGCATTCAAACCGATCTGGCGGCGTTCGTCGCGACGCTGCCGAACAAACAAGTCGTCGTTGTCGATCCGATTTTTGGGTATTTGCTGCGGGATATCGGCCTGGAAACGGCGGCGGTGCTGGTGCCGCATCATCAGGGCGCCTTGTCGGCCGGGACGTTGTCGCGACTGTCCCGGAAATTCCAGCGGCAGGTACCGGCGGTCGTGCTCAACGAAAGTCAGTTCGACGCCCGGGTGGCGCAAACCTTCGCCGCGGAAATCAAGGCGAAGGCGGCGACGATCAGTACGCCGTTCGACACCGCGCCTGGCCCGGCGGCCTTCGTCGAACAAATGCGGAAAATGGCGGGAGAGCTAAAGGCGGCGCTCGGTCGCTAGCGAAAAATCCGTGCCTGCCGCCGGATGAACGCCCCGGTCGCTTCAGGGCCGTTCAGCAGCCGCAACCGCCGCCGTCGTCGTTTTCGCCGTTGTCATGGTCGTCGTTGTCATTATCGTCGTCATCATCGTCGTCGGTGGTATCATCGTTGTCGTCGTTATCGTCATTATTGTCGTCATTGTCGTCATTGTCGTCGTTGTCGTCATTATCGTCGTCATCGTCGTCATCATCGGCGCCGGCGACGTGAATGTAGTCGGTTTTGACCATTTCATCCGTGCCGAACGGCCCGAGAACCTCGAGCACGACGGTATAATCTCCCGGTATTGAATAGGTATGAGTCGGCATCTGCTCTTCCGACCAATAGTCGTCGCCGAACCGCCAATGGTAAATGTTGACGTAACCCGTGGAACGATCGGTGAATTGAACAGGCTCGCCGACGGAGACGTTGAGCGGCGCGGCTTCGAAATCGGCGATCGTCGGTTGCACGACGGCGATGAAATTGTTTTTCACCATCGAATCAGGGCCGCGCGGACCGTCGATCGTCAGCCGGACGGTATAGAACCCTTCGCCGGCATAGGTATGAGCGGGATTGAGCGCCGTGCTCGTTTTGCCGTCACCGAAATCCCATTGCCGGGAAGTCGGCTCGCCGCGTGAGGCATCGGTGAATTGGACCTCGCCGCCGGGCAGGACAAATTGCGAGGCGACGGTGAAGTTGGCCAAGGGCGGGGGTGATCCCACGGCATCCAGATCGAAACCGGCGACCGTGAGCCGTGAACGTTTCGACGTTGCGGGCTGTGTCGTATCCCGCACTTGCACATAGCGCACCACGGCCAATCCGGCGTCCGCCAAATCGAACTCGGCGGTGCCGAGGCCTTCGCCGATCAACGTCCAGGGGCCGTAAGGTTCCGACGAACCGTAAAGCGCGAAAGGCTCGTCGCCCTGGGTGTCCAGTCCCTCGTAAACCGCGATATCCGTACCGGGGCCGTCGGCGATCCCGGCGACGCCCAGATCGAAAACGGCAGTTTCCAAATCGCCGAGCGAGTAAAAGATGCCGTCCGGCCGGCCGAGCATCGGGTAGCCGATCAGCGGATTGGGCGGATTGACTTTATCCATGGTGCAATCGATCAGCCGCTCCGCGAAGGTGGTTGCGCGCGCGGCTGGGGTCAGGGAAA comes from the Myxococcales bacterium genome and includes:
- a CDS encoding zinc ABC transporter substrate-binding protein, which codes for MNRRRPRLAYRFPIVFMLLLFLAACQPSSAPVPEPAGKPWRVVATVLPLENLVMAVTQGAAEVEVQGLLPPAGGCPHDYSLTPGDLKKLEAADALVVVGLDYEPFLGKLAENFGNRLPVIVASDGVEVLAAPADADEEEKADHPGEAEHHHGEHEHHHGEVNDHPFVSPKQAALMARTVAVRLAQLNPENAAVYTANAEKLAGELTGIQTDLAAFVATLPNKQVVVVDPIFGYLLRDIGLETAAVLVPHHQGALSAGTLSRLSRKFQRQVPAVVLNESQFDARVAQTFAAEIKAKAATISTPFDTAPGPAAFVEQMRKMAGELKAALGR
- a CDS encoding PKD domain-containing protein; protein product: RNFGYFWLLLFTEGPHSEPETQALAAVWRRGQPFAFGASAHSGAVYFIYPWAYHYENAPEERELDYLGSRYCAADSAMNLWGQASQLLGGAAYNTAMDEMLGLDGFLGTGIELTICKDCPWPIAYLALQAQRPAVLSMIEEMSFGLHGEVVDVESLAPVAAVLQSGTRLPFYNDPDVGDFHNYLRPADYPLKVTANGYEEDYRLVSVAEGLPTELTISLTPAARATTFAERLIDCTMDKVNPPNPLIGYPMLGRPDGIFYSLGDLETAVFDLGVAGIADGPGTDIAVYEGLDTQGDEPFALYGSSEPYGPWTLIGEGLGTAEFDLADAGLAVVRYVQVRDTTQPATSKRSRLTVAGFDLDAVGSPPPLANFTVASQFVLPGGEVQFTDASRGEPTSRQWDFGDGKTSTALNPAHTYAGEGFYTVRLTIDGPRGPDSMVKNNFIAVVQPTIADFEAAPLNVSVGEPVQFTDRSTGYVNIYHWRFGDDYWSEEQMPTHTYSIPGDYTVVLEVLGPFGTDEMVKTDYIHVAGADDDDDDDDNDDNDDNDDNDDNNDDNDDNDDTTDDDDDDDNDNDDHDNGENDDGGGCGC